The following are encoded in a window of Bordetella genomosp. 10 genomic DNA:
- a CDS encoding 3-ketoacyl-ACP reductase yields MSDKLAYVTGGMGGIGTAICQRLAKDGFRVVAGCGPSRNYQQWLDEQSAQGYNFYASVGNVSDWDSTQAAFDKVRQDYGHVDVLVNNAGITRDGLFRKMTLDDWRAVIDTNLNSLFNVTKQVLDPMVDRQWGRIINISSVNGQKGQFGQTNYSTAKAGIHGFTMALAQEVASKGVTVNTISPGYIGTDMVRAIRPDMLEKIVATIPVRRLGTPEEIASIVSWLASDQSGFATGADFSLNGGLHMH; encoded by the coding sequence ATGAGCGATAAATTGGCATATGTGACGGGCGGCATGGGCGGCATCGGCACCGCGATCTGCCAGCGCCTGGCCAAGGACGGGTTTCGCGTGGTTGCGGGTTGCGGTCCTAGCCGCAATTACCAGCAGTGGCTGGATGAGCAGTCGGCGCAGGGTTATAACTTCTATGCGTCCGTCGGCAACGTATCGGATTGGGATTCCACGCAGGCCGCGTTCGACAAGGTGCGGCAGGACTACGGCCACGTCGACGTGCTGGTGAACAATGCCGGCATCACGCGCGACGGCTTGTTCCGCAAGATGACGCTGGACGACTGGCGCGCGGTGATCGACACCAACCTGAACAGCCTGTTCAACGTGACCAAGCAGGTGCTGGATCCCATGGTCGACCGCCAATGGGGCCGCATCATCAACATCAGCTCGGTCAACGGCCAGAAAGGGCAGTTCGGGCAGACCAACTATTCCACCGCCAAGGCGGGCATCCATGGCTTCACCATGGCCCTGGCGCAGGAAGTGGCCAGCAAGGGCGTGACGGTCAACACGATTTCGCCGGGCTATATCGGGACGGACATGGTGCGCGCCATCCGGCCGGACATGCTGGAAAAGATCGTCGCCACGATACCCGTGCGGCGGCTGGGCACGCCGGAGGAAATCGCCTCCATCGTGTCGTGGCTGGCGTCGGATCAATCCGGCTTCGCCACCGGCGCGGACTTCTCGCTGAACGGCGGCCTGCACATGCATTGA
- the phaR gene encoding polyhydroxyalkanoate synthesis repressor PhaR produces MTQTQTGAATRLIKKYPNRRLYDTQTSTYITLADVKQLVLASENFQVVDAKSGEDLTRSILLQIILEEEGGGVPMFSSNMLAQIIRFYGNAMQGIMGSYLEKNIQAFMEIQERMAEQSKGLYGNQFGPEAWTQFMNGQTPMMQNMMNSYIEQSKNLFVQMQDKMQDQTRSMFSNFPFSGNTPNTRK; encoded by the coding sequence ATGACGCAAACGCAAACAGGCGCGGCGACGCGCCTGATCAAGAAATATCCGAATCGCCGTTTATACGACACGCAGACCAGCACCTACATCACACTGGCCGACGTCAAGCAACTGGTGCTGGCCTCCGAGAACTTCCAGGTCGTCGACGCCAAGAGCGGCGAGGACCTGACCCGCAGCATCCTGCTGCAGATCATCCTGGAGGAAGAGGGGGGCGGCGTGCCCATGTTCTCGTCGAACATGCTGGCGCAGATCATCCGCTTCTACGGCAACGCGATGCAGGGCATCATGGGGTCCTACCTGGAAAAGAACATCCAGGCCTTCATGGAAATCCAGGAGCGCATGGCCGAACAGTCCAAGGGCCTGTACGGCAACCAGTTCGGCCCCGAGGCCTGGACCCAGTTCATGAACGGCCAGACGCCGATGATGCAGAACATGATGAACAGCTACATCGAGCAGAGCAAGAACCTGTTCGTGCAGATGCAGGACAAGATGCAGGACCAGACCCGTTCGATGTTCTCGAATTTTCCTTTTTCCGGAAATACGCCGAACACCCGCAAATAG
- a CDS encoding iron transporter, with protein MMKKALALAAGIVFSSAALAAEYPIGKPVEKGGMEIGAVYLQPIEMDPPGVMRAAKDSDVHLEADIHALANNPTGFPEGEWMPYLVVKYELQKQGSQNVIKGMLMPMVANDGPHYGDNVKLDGPGKYHLKYYIAPPTADSMSHFGRHIDKETGVGPFFQPFELEYDFVYAGTGKKGGY; from the coding sequence ATGATGAAGAAGGCCTTGGCCCTGGCCGCCGGTATTGTGTTCTCCAGCGCGGCGTTGGCCGCTGAATATCCGATCGGCAAGCCGGTGGAGAAGGGCGGCATGGAGATCGGCGCGGTCTACCTGCAGCCGATCGAAATGGACCCGCCGGGCGTGATGCGCGCCGCCAAGGACTCCGACGTCCACCTGGAAGCCGACATCCACGCGCTGGCCAACAACCCCACCGGTTTTCCGGAAGGCGAGTGGATGCCCTACCTGGTCGTGAAGTACGAACTGCAGAAGCAGGGCAGCCAGAACGTGATCAAGGGCATGCTCATGCCCATGGTGGCGAACGACGGCCCGCACTACGGCGACAACGTCAAGCTGGACGGCCCGGGCAAGTACCACCTGAAGTACTACATCGCGCCGCCGACGGCCGACAGCATGAGCCATTTCGGCCGCCACATCGACAAGGAAACCGGCGTGGGTCCGTTCTTCCAGCCTTTCGAGCTGGAATATGACTTCGTCTACGCCGGCACCGGCAAGAAGGGCGGCTACTGA
- a CDS encoding cupredoxin domain-containing protein translates to MKARRSLLASAALALALAGAGAPALADELPTFQLTFKADGTFEPQRLEVPAGRFKIELTNESKEPVEFESIPLRKEKVLGPGVKSFVVITISRPGEYPFFDDFHQNVKGTLVVKPKE, encoded by the coding sequence ATGAAGGCGCGCCGATCGCTCCTGGCGTCGGCGGCCCTGGCGCTGGCCCTGGCCGGCGCGGGCGCCCCGGCGCTGGCCGACGAGTTGCCCACGTTCCAGCTCACCTTCAAGGCGGACGGCACCTTCGAACCGCAGCGGCTGGAAGTGCCGGCGGGCCGTTTCAAGATCGAACTGACCAACGAAAGCAAGGAACCGGTCGAGTTCGAGAGCATTCCCCTGCGCAAGGAAAAAGTGCTGGGGCCCGGCGTCAAGTCCTTTGTCGTCATCACGATTTCGCGGCCCGGCGAATATCCTTTCTTCGATGATTTCCATCAGAACGTGAAGGGTACGCTGGTCGTCAAACCCAAGGAATGA